The following are encoded together in the Bactrocera neohumeralis isolate Rockhampton chromosome 6, APGP_CSIRO_Bneo_wtdbg2-racon-allhic-juicebox.fasta_v2, whole genome shotgun sequence genome:
- the LOC126761791 gene encoding ecdysone 20-monooxygenase — translation MVMAVILLIAIAVLLAFYCNFHLGKGATVYLKPLLTRYLSSNGGLAAADTRLFRPEDEAMEIPRPRSVWDIPGPLPIPFLGTKWVFFVFFRKYKMSLMHEMYADWHRKYGEIALEVLTSGLPIVHLFNRDDLEKVLKYPSRYPFRPPTDIVVTYRLSRPDRYSSLGIVNEQGPTWQKLRTSLTSYITSPRILYNFLPALNVVCDDFIELLRQQRDPDTLEVHNFEDIANLMGLEAVCTLMLGRRMGFLDKSAQQPESIRQLASAVKQLFISQRDSYYGLGLWKYLPTKTYREFVHAEELIYDVISEMVDMALKEDYLTSASDESEATLRSIFLNILELKDLDIRDKKSAIVDFIAAGIETLANTVLFVLSSVTNDEKVIAGILADFCEYRKTTITKEAIAKADYTKACVQESYRIRPTAFCLARILEENMQLSGYQLKAGTVVLCQNMIACNNDANFPNAKEYRPERWLDEKGQFTVNVPNACIVVPFGIGRRTCPGKRFVEMEVMLLLAKLLLAYEIKFKEPLKTEFEFLLAPKTPLTLIMKDRVY, via the exons ATGGTTATGGCCGTGATTCTATTGATCGCAATCGCTGTACTTTTGGCTTTCTACTGCAACTTTCATTTGGGCAAGGGAGCGACCGTCTATCTAAAGCCGCTGCTGACACGCTATCTCAGTAGCAATGGTGGATTAGCCGCTGCCGACACCCGTCTGTTCAGGCCAGAGGATGAGGCCATGGAAATACCACGGCCACGCAGCGTCTGGGACATACCAGGGCCGCTGCCAATACCTTTTCTCGGCACGAAATGGGTATTCTTTGTGTTCTTTCGCAAATACAAAATGTCGTTGATGCATGAGATGTATGCGG ACTGGCATCGCAAATACGGTGAAATCGCTTTAGAAGTGTTGACCTCTGGCCTGCCGATTGTGCATTTATTCAATAGGGATGACTTGGAAAAGGTGCTGAAATATCCCAGCCGTTACCCCTTTCGACCGCCCACTGACATTGTCGTGACGTATCGACTATCGCGACCAGATCGCTATTCCAGTTTGGGCATCGTGAATGA ACAAGGCCCCACCTGGCAGAAGCTACGCACCTCACTCACCTCTTACATCACCTCGCCACGCATACTGTACAACTTCCTGCCCGCCCTGAACGTGGTTTGCGACGATTTCATTGAACTTTTGCGCCAACAACGCGATCCCGACACGCTCGAGGTACACAACTTTGAGGACATCGCCAATTTGATGGGCTTGGAAGCCGTATGCACGCTTATGCTGGGTCGTCGTATGGGTTTTCTGGACAAAAGTGCTCAGCAACCGGAAAGCATACGACAACTTGCGAGTGCGGTGAAGCAACTTTTCATCTCACAACGGGACTCTTACTATGGCTTAGGTTTGTGGAAGTATTTGCCGACGAAAACTTACAGAGAGTTCGTGCATGCCGAGGAGCTTATCTACGA TGTTATTTCCGAGATGGTTGACATGGCACTGAAAGAGGACTACCTCACGTCGGCGAGCGATGAGAGTGAGGCGACTTTGCGCAGcatattcttgaatatactGGAACTAAAGGATCTTGATATACGTGATAAGAAATCGGCAATTGTCGACTTTATAGCGGCGGGCATTGAAACG CTCGCCAACACTGTGCTCTTCGTGCTCAGCTCGGTGACCAACGATGAGAAGGTGATTGCTGGCATATTGGCCGACTTTTGTGAATATCGTAAGACGACTATCACGAAGGAGGCAATCGCCAAGGCGGACTACACCAAAGCTTGTGTACAGGAATCGTATCGCATTAGGCCGACGGCCTTCTGTTTGGCGCGCATACTCGAGGAGAATATGCAGTTGTCGGGCTATCAGCTCAAAGCCGGC ACGGTTGTGCTTTGCCAGAATATGATTGCCTGCAACAATGACGCCAATTTTccaaatgccaaagaatatcgACCCGAGCGTTGGCTGGATGAGAAGGGTCAATTTACGGTAAATGTGCCGAATGCATGTATTGTCGTGCCATTTGGCATCGGAAGGCGTACCTGTCCGGGCAAGCGGTTTGTAGAAATGGAAGTGATGCTGTTGTTGGCTAAG CTGCTGCTCGCTTACGAAATCAAATTCAAAGAGCCGTTGAAAACGGAATTTGAGTTTTTGCTTGCGCCTAAAACGCCACTAACATTAATAATGAAAGATCGCGTCTACTGA